CTCCTTCAACTATTACTGATATTGATAATAATTTAAATGATAATTTTGAATTTGAGTTTACAGTTTATCCTAATCCATTTAATATTACGACAAATATAAATTATAAAATTTCTCAACCGACAAATGTAAAAATAAGAATTTATAATTTGCTCGGAGAATTAATTGAAGAAGTGATTAATGATAATCATATTATCGGCTATTATAATTTTGAATGGAATGCCGAAAATGTCTCAAGCGGAATTTATTTATTTACTATTTCCACAAATAATTATTTCGAATCAAAAAAAGTTATATTACTAAAATAGATTTTAGATTTTTGATATGAGAATTTGATATTTTAAAATTTCAGAAAATATTTTTTCTACGTTTTCCGTTTTCCGTTTTCACTTTAAAAATACTTTTGCAACATCAATTAATAATGAAGGATTATTTATTACAGCTTTTTTTGCAACATTTCCCAATGTTCTTTTTTCATCGGGCAAATCAACTAATGAATGCGCAATTTGATTATATTTTTCATCACTAAATTTATAAATTCCGTTTTTAATTCTATTAAACATTTCATGACGTTTGCCAAGTCTCTCTCGCCATAAAATTTCATAATCATAAATTTTATTCAAATCATTACTAATAATTGCATCAGCGGCAACTTTTCCGGCAATACTTCCGCCAATCATTCCGCTAATAATTCCTCCGCCGGAAAGCGGATTTATTTGTCGAGCCGCATCTCCGACTAACATAATTCCGGGATTTACAATTTTTTTTAAAGTTGGAGTAAATGGAATTCCCCCGGCAACCGAAGATAAAATTGGCGAATTGGGAAAGTAATTATTCATAAATTCATTAAGAAAAGAAATTGCGGATTTTTTCTTTCCAATATCTCCCGTAATTGCCAATCCAATATTTGCTAATTTGTTTCCTTTGGGGAAAATCCATAAATATCCTTGCGGTGCATATTCGCTTCCCCAATAAAAATAGCATGTATTTGGATCAACATTAATATTTGCTGCAGTAATTTGAATTCCGCTTTCCATATCTCTAAAATCTGAGTGAGTTTTTAATCCGCCCCAGCGCCCAACTCTTGATTCAACTCCGTCTGCACCAATTACAATTTTAGATTTTATTTGATGTTGTTTCCCTCGAAATTCATATTTAACTCCGCAAACTTTGTTGTTTTCTAAAATCAACCCGTTAACATAAGTACGAGTTAAAATTTCAGTTCCATTCTGAGCAGCTAAATTTGCAAGTTCATAATCAAATATTTTTCTTTCTAATATTATTCCTTTTCCATCAAAGGGAATTATTACTTCGGTTTTATCCGGTGAAATAAAACTGAATTTCGTAATTTCTGCAGCAATCCATTTCGGATCGGGTTTTACAAATTCTTCAACTCCGGCTAAACTTACAGCTTCTCCGCATCTTACCGGATAACCAACATCTCTATCTTTTTCCAGCATCAAAACCGAGATACCTTTTTCAGATGCAAATTTTGACGCTATTGATCCAGCTGGTCCGGCACCAACAACAATTATATCATATTCGTTTTTCATACTTTTTCCAATGCAATTTTATTTGAATTAAATTTCAAAACTTCAATTGGGCATGACCAAACACATTTTGAACAATTTGTGCAAAGTTTTTCAATAATTTTAATTTCAGCTTCTTTTAATTCAATTGCGTCTTCGGGACAAACCCCAACACAGCATCCGCAAAAATCGCATTTATCTGGTATTATTTCTATTAAAAGCAAAATGACTTCCTTTATGAAATTGTTGCAAAAAATAATTAAAGGTGCGTACAATTTAAAGAAATATATGTGATTCACCTCAAAAACTGGCAAGTTTTACCGATAATACTGCAAGGTAAATTACTATAAAATGCAAACAAATATTGAAAATACAGCAACCGGAAAGGATTTGACAGATAATTTCAGAGAAAGATACATAGATTTTTTTAAATCTGTATTTAATGAAGCGCAGACTGCTATTTGTATTGCAGATTATGAAGGCAAAATTGTAGAAATTAATAATCATTTTGCAGAATTATTTGGATATGAAAAATCTGAACTTGTTGGAACTGAATATCTTAATTTACTTTCAGTTGATTCGCAATCGGTTGCAAAAGAAAATCACAAAAAAATTTTTAACGGAATAAATATTTTAAAAGCTGAAGAAAAAGTTAAACATAAAAATGGTACATATTTTTACATTCAAACAACAAATTTGCGCGTTAATGATGAAGATGGAAATAAATTAAGAATTACAACCGCAGTTGATGTTACAAACAGATTAAAAAATGAATTAGTTCAATCAGTACTTCTACAAATTTCCAACCTAATAAATAATTCACAGATTGATAAAAATCTATATGAATCTATTTATAATTTTTTAACTCAATTAATGCCGATTAAAAATTTTGCAATCTGTCTGCTTAACTCAAAAACAAATCAGCTGGAGTTCCCATATTTATTGAGTGAAATTGAGTTTGATGAAAAACATAATTTAGAAGAAGAATTTAAATTCATGCAAAAAACTGCTTCATCATTTATTCTAAGTGAAAAAGATATAGAATTGCTTGTTACAAATTCGCAGTTATTTGAATACATTGCAAAACCAAATACTATTTTAGGAATTCCGCTAAAAATTAAAAATGAAATTATTGGTGCAGTTATTATAAAAGATTATTTAGGAAATTTGTATACAAAAAAAGATAAAGAAGTTTTAGAATTAGTTGCTGATCAAATTGCTCACGTTATAGAACGTAAAAATTATGAAGATGAATTAATTGCTGCAAAAAAAGAGGCAGAAGACGCAGCGAGATTAAAATCAGATTTTCTTGCACAAATATCACATGAAATTAGAACTCCGTTAAATTCCATATTAAGCTTTTCTGCATTGATAAAAAACGAATTGAACGGTCAATTAAATCCAGAAATGGCTGAAACTTTTGAATATATAGAACGAGGCGGAAACAGATTAACAAGAACAATTGATTTGATTTTAAACGTATCTAAAATTCATAACCAAAAGTATAAAATTGAATTAAACGAAGTAAACTTGGATGATGATATTCTTTGGCCAATTGTTAAAGAACTTCACTCAAAAGCTTTTGCTAAAGGAATAAAACTGGAATTGAAAAATTCTAAATCACCGTTGCGTTTAGTATGCGATCAATATTCGATAAATCAAATGTTTATAAATTTAATTGATAATGCAATTAAATACACAAACAAGGGAAGTATTTCAATCGAATCATTTATTAATCCTTACGGAAATATTCAAGTTGATATAATTGATACTGGTATTGGAATTTCATCTGCCTATATAAATAAAATTTTCGATCCTTTTATTCAAGAAGAACAAGGTTACACAAGAACTTATGAAGGAATTGGTCTTGGTTTATCTTTAGTTAAAAGTTATGCCGAATTAAACAATGCCGAGTTAAAAGTAAAAAGCGAAAAAAACGTTGGTTCAATTTTCTCGGTAATTTTTAACACATAAATTTGTGTTATTATAAATTCTTTAAGTAATCTAATCCATCTTCCTTGCGAACTGTAAAATAAAACGTTGTTCCAATATTCTCTTTACTTTCAACCCAAATTGTTCCGCCGTTTCTTTCAACAAATTCTTTGCAAATACCTAAACCTAATCCGGTTCCTTTTTCACCGGCTGTTCCAATTGTAGAAATATTATAAGAATCTCTAAACATATTTTTCAAATTTGCTTGTGGAATTCCAACTCCAGTATCTGTTATGGAAATCGTAAACTTCTTATCATTATTCGGTTCTGCTTTAATAAATATTTTTCCTTTATTCGGTGTAAATTTAATTGCGTTTGAAAGTAAATTACGAAGACAAGTTTCAATCATAATTTCATCGGCAAATATTTTTATTGACTTATTTATATTTTCTTCAATATCTATTTGCTTATTTAATGCATTTATTTTTTCTTGATTTATAACTTTTTCAATTTGTTTACTTAGTAAATATGTTTTGGGAGAAAATGTAATTTGTCCAAGCTGCATTCTTCCCCATTCTGCCAATCCTTCTAAAATTGAATTTAGTGAAGTTGATGACTGATAAATGTAAATGCAATATTTTTTTATTTCTGCAAGATCAAGTGTTTCAATATCAGTTACAAGTAATTCAGAAAATCCATTAATCGCAACTAACGGACTTTTCAAATCATGACTAATAATTGAAAATATTTTACTTTTCTCAATATTCTGCTTTTCAAGTTTTTGACTATACTTTACTAATTTTTGCTGAATATATTTTCTTTCAGTAATATCAATGTTAATTCCAATTGCTCTTTCCGGTTTTCCATTTTGATTTCTTGCTATAACTTTTCCTAACACTTGTACCCATTTCCAATTTCCGGATTTTGTACCAAGTCTTGATTCCGAAGAAAAAACTGGAGAATATCCTTCAAAATGATGATTAAGCTTTTCCATCACTTCTTCTCTATCTTCCGGATGAATAAGTTTTTCCCAACTTTCATATTTTGATTCTAATTCATTTTCTCTAAACTCAAGCATTGTAGCAAATCTATCATTGTAGTATAAATCTCCGGTAATAATATTCCAATCCCACAAACCCAATTCTGCACCATCTATTGCTAAATTTAGTCTTTGTGCACTTTCATTTAATTCGCTGGTTCTTTTATCAACAATTTTATTTATTCTTTCCTTTTCTTTTGATACTCTGTTATAATAGAATGCGAAAAAAGTGAAAATCGAAAGAGAAATTATTGCAATTAAATGAGGAATATAAGCTTGGTTTTTATCGTAAAAATCTTTATTGGGAATGCAAACAATTGCCCAATTTCTTCCACCAAAAACAAATTGTTTTTGAAATTTATTATCCTCAAAATTTGATTTCCTTTTAGAAGAATCTTTTGATATTCTTGCTTTATGATAATATAAAATTTGATTTTCGATTGATGCAGATCTATCTAATAAATAAATATCAATCCCTTGTACACTTAAAATTGAAATTGAATTTTCAACAATATTTTTTGGTTTAAAAACACCGCCAACAAAACCAATTAGATTATCAAATCTCTCTTCCGGAGTTTTATTTATGGTAATATTTTTTATTACTGGTTCAAATAATCTTATGCCGACTTCGTTTTTATTATCCTGAACTAAATTTAATTTTTCAGAAACAACAAACATATTTTCCGCTACAGATTTTCTTAGAGCAGAATTTCGTGCTTCATCTGATGAAAGATCAACCCCAAGTACCTCTTTATTATTTTCAATCGGCTCTAAAAAATAAACGGGAAAGTATTCGTTTTTTTCTCGTGCGTTTATCAGATTTTTGTTTTTATCTAATTCGTATATTCCATATGGAATTCCTAAAGTTAAACTTGCTTGCTTTATAAAATTTTCTTTTTCTGAATTTATAATTTTGGGAATCCATTCAATAGATTGAATTCCAAGCATTTTTTTATTGTAAGAATTAAAAAATTTCTGAAAGTCTGAATAAGAAATATCGCCTTTAACTAAAAATAAATTCCTCATTGATTCGGTAACCAATTCGGTCATTTCAATAGACCGATAAATTATTTCAATTCTTTCGGAAGCGGCTTTTTCAAAAACTATTTGTAATCTTTTTTGTTCAATATTATCTGCAATGAAGTAAGAAATAATTGTGCTAATAAGTCCCGTAATTATAATAATTGTTAATTTATTATTCTTTGACATGATAGAAACCTTTCATAAAAATGGGAAATTGTACATTGTGTCTTATTACAGGTTATACGAATTCTAACATAAACAATTTCAATGTAACATTTGGGGGATGAGTAAATAAATGTAAATAAATTTACAATTTCAACTATCAAAATTTTCTCTAAAATTTTCACATCACATAAAACAAATAAAATACATTTATAATAATTTTTACATTACACAATTATTAAATTACTTTTGGAATTAAGAACTTTTTATAGTCCACTTTTTTATGATAAAATTAGAAATTTGTATAAATTGTGATGGTTTGCAAAAAGTCAGCGAATCAGTTAAAGCTGCTTATTTAGGTGGCGCTTCAACAATTGAACTTTGCAGCGCAATGCATTTGGATGGATTAACTCCAACACCAAATCAAATTGTTGATGCAAGAAAATCCTTTATGATTAGAAAAGGATTGATGGTTATGATAAGACCGAGAGCCGGAGATTTTTGTTATTCTAAAAAAGAAATTCAAGTAATGAAAAACCAAATTAATATAGCTGCAAAAAACGGTGCAGATGGAGTTGTTTTTGGAATTTTAGATAAACAGAATAATTTAGATATAAATTCAACACAACAATTAATTGAAGATAGCAAAAAATATAATTTGCTTACTACATTTCACCGCGCATTTGATGCTTCAAGAAATCCTTTTGAAACTTTGGATTTATTAATTCAATTAGGAGTTAATCGTATTCTAACAAGTGGTACAGTTTGGGGAGAAAATAAATTCGCAATAGAAGGAATTTCCAAATTATCTCAATTGATTGATAAAGCTAATAATAAAATTGAGATTGTAATTTCCGGAGGCATTAATTTTATAAGTTTAAAAACTATTTTAAGTCAATTTAATATAGAAAATAAAAATATATCATTTCATTCGTATTCCGGCGTACGAGAAAATGGATTTACAAAATTGGAATTGGTAAAATCTCTTGCTGAACTAGTTAAGAATTTTTAGTTCACAAATAGTATAATACATTAAATATCTTTTCAAAAACTATAAATTCCACCCATTTGAAATGAAATTTTTTCTTACTGAATTATAATCTTCATTATTATGAACATAATATTCTTCTAACTCTAAAATAATTCTATCGATATTAAAGTTTGCAATTATTGATTTAATTTTTCTTGTTCCTTCCCAAGCATCATCTTGTAATACCAATTCTAAAAAAGGTTGAATATCTGTTTCGAAATCTTTCCTTGCTGTTCCAATTAAATCTTTTTGATTATAAATAGACACATTGATATTTAG
The nucleotide sequence above comes from Ignavibacteriota bacterium. Encoded proteins:
- a CDS encoding NAD(P)/FAD-dependent oxidoreductase, whose protein sequence is MKNEYDIIVVGAGPAGSIASKFASEKGISVLMLEKDRDVGYPVRCGEAVSLAGVEEFVKPDPKWIAAEITKFSFISPDKTEVIIPFDGKGIILERKIFDYELANLAAQNGTEILTRTYVNGLILENNKVCGVKYEFRGKQHQIKSKIVIGADGVESRVGRWGGLKTHSDFRDMESGIQITAANINVDPNTCYFYWGSEYAPQGYLWIFPKGNKLANIGLAITGDIGKKKSAISFLNEFMNNYFPNSPILSSVAGGIPFTPTLKKIVNPGIMLVGDAARQINPLSGGGIISGMIGGSIAGKVAADAIISNDLNKIYDYEILWRERLGKRHEMFNRIKNGIYKFSDEKYNQIAHSLVDLPDEKRTLGNVAKKAVINNPSLLIDVAKVFLK
- a CDS encoding 4Fe-4S binding protein, which gives rise to MIFCNNFIKEVILLLIEIIPDKCDFCGCCVGVCPEDAIELKEAEIKIIEKLCTNCSKCVWSCPIEVLKFNSNKIALEKV
- a CDS encoding PAS domain S-box protein, which encodes MQTNIENTATGKDLTDNFRERYIDFFKSVFNEAQTAICIADYEGKIVEINNHFAELFGYEKSELVGTEYLNLLSVDSQSVAKENHKKIFNGINILKAEEKVKHKNGTYFYIQTTNLRVNDEDGNKLRITTAVDVTNRLKNELVQSVLLQISNLINNSQIDKNLYESIYNFLTQLMPIKNFAICLLNSKTNQLEFPYLLSEIEFDEKHNLEEEFKFMQKTASSFILSEKDIELLVTNSQLFEYIAKPNTILGIPLKIKNEIIGAVIIKDYLGNLYTKKDKEVLELVADQIAHVIERKNYEDELIAAKKEAEDAARLKSDFLAQISHEIRTPLNSILSFSALIKNELNGQLNPEMAETFEYIERGGNRLTRTIDLILNVSKIHNQKYKIELNEVNLDDDILWPIVKELHSKAFAKGIKLELKNSKSPLRLVCDQYSINQMFINLIDNAIKYTNKGSISIESFINPYGNIQVDIIDTGIGISSAYINKIFDPFIQEEQGYTRTYEGIGLGLSLVKSYAELNNAELKVKSEKNVGSIFSVIFNT
- a CDS encoding CHASE domain-containing protein encodes the protein MSKNNKLTIIIITGLISTIISYFIADNIEQKRLQIVFEKAASERIEIIYRSIEMTELVTESMRNLFLVKGDISYSDFQKFFNSYNKKMLGIQSIEWIPKIINSEKENFIKQASLTLGIPYGIYELDKNKNLINAREKNEYFPVYFLEPIENNKEVLGVDLSSDEARNSALRKSVAENMFVVSEKLNLVQDNKNEVGIRLFEPVIKNITINKTPEERFDNLIGFVGGVFKPKNIVENSISILSVQGIDIYLLDRSASIENQILYYHKARISKDSSKRKSNFEDNKFQKQFVFGGRNWAIVCIPNKDFYDKNQAYIPHLIAIISLSIFTFFAFYYNRVSKEKERINKIVDKRTSELNESAQRLNLAIDGAELGLWDWNIITGDLYYNDRFATMLEFRENELESKYESWEKLIHPEDREEVMEKLNHHFEGYSPVFSSESRLGTKSGNWKWVQVLGKVIARNQNGKPERAIGINIDITERKYIQQKLVKYSQKLEKQNIEKSKIFSIISHDLKSPLVAINGFSELLVTDIETLDLAEIKKYCIYIYQSSTSLNSILEGLAEWGRMQLGQITFSPKTYLLSKQIEKVINQEKINALNKQIDIEENINKSIKIFADEIMIETCLRNLLSNAIKFTPNKGKIFIKAEPNNDKKFTISITDTGVGIPQANLKNMFRDSYNISTIGTAGEKGTGLGLGICKEFVERNGGTIWVESKENIGTTFYFTVRKEDGLDYLKNL
- a CDS encoding copper homeostasis protein CutC, with the translated sequence MIKLEICINCDGLQKVSESVKAAYLGGASTIELCSAMHLDGLTPTPNQIVDARKSFMIRKGLMVMIRPRAGDFCYSKKEIQVMKNQINIAAKNGADGVVFGILDKQNNLDINSTQQLIEDSKKYNLLTTFHRAFDASRNPFETLDLLIQLGVNRILTSGTVWGENKFAIEGISKLSQLIDKANNKIEIVISGGINFISLKTILSQFNIENKNISFHSYSGVRENGFTKLELVKSLAELVKNF